TCAAGGCGACAACAAGATGGTCGTAGAAGACGAAATCTTACGTTGGATTGACATGCCAGTTGTCGTAAGCTCCCCAACGGATGGCATGGAAACAACGAAAGAAGCAGTGACCGTAGAAGGGAACGCGATCAAAGAAGGAAACCTTACCATTAACGGGGAATCTGTTGAGGTTCAAGACGACATGAGCTTCAGCCACGAAGTCTCCTTGCAAGAAGGAAAGAATACGATTGATATTCATATTGAACCATCTGAAGAAAACAAAACGGAGATCTTTAATGGGGACAGTGGAGCAATAGGTAAAAATACGAAAGACATGCAATTAACCGTAACTCGAATAGTCGAATCCACCCCAACGGAGGACTTTTTAGAGGGAGATGCATCAGCAGCAGAAGTAGCCAATTCCTATGTCGAAGCGGTACGTGCTGACGAGAAAACACCAGCAGATATCCGCGAACACCTTGTTCCTACTTTTACGAACGACTCCATGAAAAAATCGGATGAGAAGAAATTGAATGTATTCGCTGATCAAATAGAACGCGAGTTAAACAAGATGCAAAAACACTATTCGAAAAAGCAACAAGAGAAATTTATCGATAAAGCAGCGAAGAAAATTACGCATACGTTAGAAAAGATCAAAGGGATTTAATGTAGAAAACCAGCCTTTCCGGGGAGGAGAGGCTGGTTTTTTGTTGCTTGGGCTGCTGTTTGGCGTGGTTGGGAGCGCGGCTGGAGCGGTTTGATCGGAAATCTCGGATTTTGCTCGCAAATTTCGAGTTCTGCTCGGAAATCAGAAAAATTGCTCGCAATTTCGAAATATTGCTCTGAAATCGAAAAAGATGCTCGCAAACCCAAATCTCGCTCCGAACCGAGCGTCGCTCTGGAACCCGCATCCTCGCTCCGATATGGCGGGTGTCTCCAATATTTTAAAACTCGCTCCAAAATCCGCAAATCTCGCTCGGAAACCAAAAAGTGCCCTCTACAAATTAGCGATTATCCTCCCGTCACGCTCACACGTCACAGCCCCAGCTACAGGACCACCTCAATCCTCAAACTGATTCGTCGTTTCGGTTAATCGATCAGCGGAGCTGGCGACTTCGCTTGAGGCGTTTTCAATTTCTGTAATAACGTCTAATAGTTGCTTCATTTCTTGCTCGATTGTTTTGTTCTGGGACAACGTTTTTTCCATGTCTTCTAAGATTTTAACGAAATATTCATCTGTTTTGGACAGGCTTTCGCGTTCGAATTCCACATACTGATCAATTTCTTCGATGGAAGTCGTCACGTGGGAGCTTTGCGTATTCACTTCTTGAATCAACTGCGACACGGTATGAGTGGAATCTTTCGTTTGCTCAGAAAGTTTACGAATTTCGTTGGCTACGACTGCAAAGCCTTTCCCATATTCTCCGGCACGGGCCGACTCAATAGAAGCGTTCAATGCTAGTAAATTAGTCTGTTCTGCGATGCCCTTCACGATATCAATAACCTCTGTAATCCGTTTGGATACTTCGTTTAGATTGTTGGCCTTCTCTCCGATTTCATTCATGCTCGTCTTCATGCGCGACATATTCTGGTGTTGCTCACCGAGTTGCTTTTTCCCTTGCTCAGATGTTTTCTGTGTCTTTAAGGAAAGTTCTGTACCTGTGTTAGCCATATCTACTACGTTATGGGACTGGGAAATCAATTCTTTCAATGATGCATTGGTTTGTTCGGAAATGGCAGCAAGTTCTTGGGCGATGGAGCTGGATTGGTGCTGTAAGTTTAAGGTGTGAGTCTTATGCTCGTCTCGAATCCGCTGGTGTTCCTGCTCATACGATTCAAGCACGATTTGCTGTTCAAAGTTCATCAATTTTGTTGTCGAATGGATTGCTTGAATGATGTCGTTTGGATGGTGGATATACGCTTTGAAAATATCAATAAGCGAGTTTAATAGATTCTGGAATGCAGCTATGTACCATTTTGTCTCCAAGCCAACTTTGACATGCATATGAGCAATACGATAGCGTTTCTCGATAAAGGACTGATCGATTTTTCCTTCGAATAATTCCTCAATATGTACCTTCAATGTTTGCTTCAAACGTTCCACGGAACTGTGCTTTTCAATAATCTCCAATAGCTCACCTTGACTTGTAATGTTGTCATAAAAGTCCTCGGTTATAACCTCTAAATGTTCCTGAACCATCGGGTGTAGTGTTCGAATCACTTGCAAATCTTGTTTCGTTAATCCAATGGAATTCACCTGTTTCTGGAGAGAACCAGGCACATCCAACGTAACGGATTGTGAATCCAACTCCACGTCAAAAATACTTGCAGACACCTGTTGATGCTTACCTAACATACGAAATTTCATAACGTCTTCTTTTCCTCCTATTTCCACAATCTTGACAAATATGCCCATTATCACTATACCAATACCAGTATTTTGGAGGAAGATTTTTTCTTGGAAACGAGTCGAAAGTCTCATTAGAAAAGATGGTTGAAGTGTATCTTCACTTTTTTGAATAAAAATGAAGAATATGTTCACTTATCGGGTGAGTTTTGCTATGATAGGTACAAAGAGTTCGTTAAGAAAGAGGGACCGAAATGAATCAGCAACCTCCTATTCAAGGAAAGCTAGTCTCCACGATTAATAGTTATTACCCTTCTCTGACTAAGTCTGAGCAGAAAGTGGCTTCGACTGTGCTTGAAAATATCGAGGCGGTGTTGTACGGATCTGTGACCGATTTAGCTGATCGAGCAGGTGTAGGGGAAACGACAGCCCTACGTTTTTGTAGAAAAATTGGCTTCCGAGGGTACCAAGAATTTAAATTAGCTATC
This DNA window, taken from Pontibacillus yanchengensis, encodes the following:
- a CDS encoding globin-coupled sensor protein; translated protein: MKFRMLGKHQQVSASIFDVELDSQSVTLDVPGSLQKQVNSIGLTKQDLQVIRTLHPMVQEHLEVITEDFYDNITSQGELLEIIEKHSSVERLKQTLKVHIEELFEGKIDQSFIEKRYRIAHMHVKVGLETKWYIAAFQNLLNSLIDIFKAYIHHPNDIIQAIHSTTKLMNFEQQIVLESYEQEHQRIRDEHKTHTLNLQHQSSSIAQELAAISEQTNASLKELISQSHNVVDMANTGTELSLKTQKTSEQGKKQLGEQHQNMSRMKTSMNEIGEKANNLNEVSKRITEVIDIVKGIAEQTNLLALNASIESARAGEYGKGFAVVANEIRKLSEQTKDSTHTVSQLIQEVNTQSSHVTTSIEEIDQYVEFERESLSKTDEYFVKILEDMEKTLSQNKTIEQEMKQLLDVITEIENASSEVASSADRLTETTNQFED